CCGAACCGGTCCGGGTGAGCGGCCGGGGCCGGTCCGTGGGCAGCTCCAGTGCGGGCAGCGCCGCGAGCCGCTCCCGCCAGTGGGCGATGCCGCGGTCCACGGCGCCCTCGGCCAGCCGGCGCTGCTGCCAGTGGGCGTAGTCGCCGTACTGGACGGGCAGCACCGGCAGGGCGGGCCGCTCACCGCGCCGCAGCGCGGCGTAGGCGTCCGACAGCTCCCGCCACAGCACCGGCATCGACCAGCCGTCGCCCACCGTGTGGTGCAGGACGAGGACGAGCAGGTGTTCCCGCGCGTCCACGCGGACCAGGCGGGCCCGCAGCAGGGGCGCCCGGGACAGGTCGAACGGGGCGGCGGCGTCGCCGTGGGCCAGGCCGAGGGCCCGGGAGCGGGCCTCCTCGCGCACCACCCCGGAAAGGTCGGTGACGACCGGCACGAACACCTCGGCCGGCTCCACCGACTGCACCGGCCCGTCCGGTCCTTCCGCCAGCCGCGAGCGCAGCACCTCGTGCCGGGCGACCACGGTGCGCAGGGCGTCGAGCAACGCGTCGGCGTCGAGCGTGCCCTCGAGGCGGACGGCGACGGGGATGTTGTAGTCGGGGCGGCCCGGCTGGAGCTGGTCCAGGAACCACAGGCGCTGCTGCGCGAAGGACAGCGGTGCCGCGGTGCCGGCGGGACGCGGGACGACCCGGTCCGCGACGGTGTCCGGCGCTTCGGCACGCAGCGCGTCCAGCGCGGTCGCGAACCGCTCCAGCACCGGGTGTTCGAACAGCAGCCGCAGCGGCACCTCGGTGCCCAGGCGTACGCCGAGGCGGGACACCACCCGGGTGGCCCGCAGGGAGTGGCCGCCGAGGGCGAAGAAGTCGTCGTGGCGGCCGACGCGGCCGGCCCCGAGCACCTCGCCCCACACCTCGGCGACCAGCCGTTCCGTGGCGCCGGCCGGCTCCTCGAACCGGGCCCGGCTCACCGCTCGTTCGCCGGGCGCGGGCAGGGCACGCCGGTCCAGCTTGCCGTTGGGTGTCGTCGGCAGGCCGGGCAACGGCACGATCGCGGCGGGCAGCATGTAGGCCGGCAGCCGCTCCGCCAGAGCCCGGTGCAGCACGTCGGGGGCAGGGTCGGCGCCGGGCGCGGCCACGACGTACGCGACCAGGCACGGCTCGCCGGGGGTGTCCTCACGCACGACGACGGCGGCACGGCCCACCCCCGGGCACCGGGTCAGTTCCGCCTCGACCTCACCCGGCTCGATGCGGAAGCCGCGGATCTTCACCTGCTGGTCGGCGCGGCCCAGGTAGTCGACGGTGCCGTCGGGGCGCCGCCTGGCCAGGTCCCCGGTGCGGTACATGCGCGCCCCGGGCGGCCCGTACGGGTCGACGGCGAACCGCTCGGCGGTCAGTCCCGGCCGGCCCAGGTAGCCGCGGGCGACCCCGGTGCCGCCGACGCACAGTTCACCGACCGCACCCTCGGGCACCGGACGCCCGCGCTCGTCGAGCACGTACAGCCGGGTGTCGTCCAGCGCCGAACCGATCGGCACCCGGCCCGCCACCGTGCCGCCGGCGCGGGCGTCCACCCGGTGGACGGTGGCGAACGTCGTCGTCTCCGTGGGGCCGTAGGCGTTGACCAGCACGGTGTCCGGGGCCGCCGCGAGGGCCCGGCGGAAGGACGTGGCGCTCGCGGCCTCACCGCCGGTCCATACCTCCCGGACCTCGGTGAGCAGCTCCACCCGTTCCTCGACGACGAGGTCGAAGAGGGCCGCCGTGAGGAACAGCGCGGTGATCCGGTGCTCGCGCACCAGCCGGGCGAGGGTGTCGGTGCCGATCCGTCCGGGCGGCGCCATCACCACCGTGCCGCCGGTCAGCAGCGGCGTCCACACCTCGTAGGTCGAGGCGTCGAAGGCCAGCGGGGCGTGGGCGAGGACCCGGCGGTGCGCCGTGCCGAACGCGGAGTCGCGGGCGAGGGCCGCGATGTTGCCCTGAGTGACGCCGATGCCCTTGGGTTCGCCCGTCGAGCCGGAGGTGTACATGATGTAGGCGAGCTGGTCCGGCGCGCACGGCCCCGCATCCTCGTCCGGCGCGCACGGCCCCGCGTGCTCGTCCGGTGCCCCAGGCTCCCGGCGCGGGCCCCCGGTGGCGTCGAGGACCGGTACGGGCGATGCCGTGGCGGCCTCGTGCCCGGCCAGGGCCGGATCGGTGAGCAGCAGACGGGCGCCGGTGTGCTCCAGCATCCAGTGCAGCCGCCGCACCGGGAAGGCCGGGTTGAGCGGCACATAGGCCCCGCCCGCCTTCAGCACCGCCAGCATCGCGACGGGCACGTGCACCGAGCGCTCCATGAGCAGCGCCACCGGCGTCTCCCGGCCCACCCCGGCGGCCCGCAGCCGCGCCGCCAGCGCGTCCGTGCGGGCGTCGAGTTCGGCGTACGTGAGCCGGTCGGTCCCGCAGACCACGGCCGTGGCACCGGGGGAGCGGCCCGCCTGGCCGGCGAAGAGCCCGGCGGGCGTGGCCGGGGCCAGGTCGGCGCGCACGGTGCCGTGCCCGCCGGCGACGATCCGGGCGGCGGTCCCGGCGCCCGGCAGCAGCTGTCCGAGCGGTCGGCCGGGCTCCTCCGCCACCGCGGCCAGAAGCTCCAGGTAGTGCCCGACCAGCAGTTCGGCGCCGGCCGGGTCGAACAGGTCGGTGTCCACCACCAGCGAGCCGGTGCAGCGGTCGGCACCCTCGGAGACGAACACGCTCACGTCGAACAGGGACGCGCCGAAGTCGCACGGCATCCGCTCGACGTCCACCTGCGGCAGCCGCAGCGCCGCCGTCTCCTCACCCGCGGCGGCGAACATCACCTGCACCAGCGGGTTCATGTCGCCGGACCGTTCCGGGTTCAGATGCTCCACCAGCCGGTCGAACGGCACCTCCTGGTGGTCGTAGGCGTCCAGCGTCACCTGACGGACCCGGCCCAGCAGCTCGTGGAAACCGGGGTCGCCCGACAGGTCGGTGCGCAGCACCAGCGTGTTCACGAAGAAGCCGATCAGCGGCTCCAGTTCGACCCGGTCCCGGCCCGCGACGGGCGTGCCGACCGCGATGTCGGTACGGCCCGACACCCGGGCCAGGACCGCCTGGAAGGCGGCGAGCAGCGTCATGAACAGGGTCACCCCACGCGCCTCGGCCAGCCGCCGCAGCCGGTCGGTGAGCTCCCGGTCGAGGGTGAACTCCAGGCTGTGCCCGGCGCCGCTGCGCCGGGTCGGCCGCGGCCTGTCCGCGGGCAGCTCCAGCGGCTCCAGGCCGGCCAGCCGCTCCTCCCAGTGCCGCAGCCCCGTGTCCAGGGCGCCGCTCGCCAGGCGCTCCCGCTGGCTGCGGGCGTGGTCCTGGTAGGCGACCGGCAGTTCGGGGTGACGCGCCGGCACGCCCCGCAGCAGCGCCGTGTAGCCCTCGGACAGCTCCTTCCACAGCAGTGACATGGACCAGCCGTCGGTCGCGATGTGGTGGACCACCAGCACCAGGACGTGGTCCTGCGCCCCGAGGCGGATCAGCAGGGCGCGCAGCAGCGGCCCGGTGGCCAGGTCGAACGGACGGCGCGCCTCCTCCCGCGCCAGGTCCAGGGCCCGCTGTTCGGCGTCCGGTGCCGCGGAGCCGTCACCGTCCGCGCCCAGGTCGAGCAGGGCCAACGGCACCTCGTCGGGGGCCGGGAGCACGACGGGCACCGGCTGCCCGTCCCGCTCCTCGAACACCGTCCGCAGCGGCGCGTGCCGCCCGACGACCCCGGTCAGGCTGCGCCGCAGCAGATCACGGCGCACCGGCCCGCGCAGCCGCACGACCTCCGGTATCGCGTAGCCGGAGGCGCCGCTCCGCATCCGGTCCACCAGCCACATGCGTTCCTGCGCGAACGAGGCGACGGGCTCGGCGGCCGCTCCGGTGCCGGCCGTGCGCGGCGCGGGGGCGGCGGACGTGGTGGTCCCGTCCACGTCTGCCGACGTCTGGGCCAGGGCCGACTGCACCCGGCGGCGCATCAGCTCACGGGCGGCGGCCAGCCGGCTGTCGACGGCGCCCGGCGTGCTCTCCTGGATGGTCACGAGGTCTCTCCCTGCGATGCGTGGACCACGAAGGACGTGGGGGACGGGGATGCGGTGGCGGACGAGGAGGGACGTGCGCCGTCCGCCGGGGGCAGCGCGTCGTCCGCCGTGGAGGCGGCGATGTCCGCGAGAAGGGCGGCCTCCACCGCCGCGGCCAGCGCGGCGACGGTCCGCTGTTCGAACAGGGTGTGCAGCGGCAGGTCCAGCGCCAGCGACTGGCGCAGCCGCGCCGCGACCCTGGTGGCGCTCAGCGAGTGGCCGCCGAGGGCGAAGAAGTCGTCGTGGCGTCCGACGCCCTCGACGCCGAGCACCGCACACCACACGGCGGCGACCAGTTCCTCGAAATCGCCGTCCGGCGGTTCGTGTCCGGCGGGCCCGGCGGCGGGTGCCGGCAGGGCGCGGCGGTCGAGCTTGCCGTTGGGTGTGACGGGCAGGCCGTCCACGACGACCACCAGCGGCACCATGTACTCGGGCAGGGTTCGCGCCAGTCCGGCGCGCAGCGCCGACGCGTCGGGCGCGGCCCCCGGCGCCGGCACGGCGTAGCCGACGAGCCTGCGCTCGCCCGGGGTGTCCTCGCGGACGACCACCGCCGCCTGCCGCACGCCGTCCTGCCGTGCCAGCGCGGTCTCGATCTCGCCGAGTTCGATGCGGAAACCGTGGATCTTCACCTGGTCGTCGGTGCGGCCGAGGTACTCCACCGCGCCGTCCGCCCGCAGCCGTGCGATGTCACCGGTGCGGTACATGCGCGTACCCGGCGGACCGAACGGATCGAGCGGGAAGCGTTCCGCGGTCAGCGCGGGCCGCCGCAGATAGCCGCGGGCCAGACCCGACCCGGCGAGGAACAGCTCGCCCGGGAATCCGATCGGTACGGGCCGGCCCCGCGGATCGAGCACGTACAACGCGGTGTTCCAGATCGGCCGCCCGATGGGCACCGGTCCCTCGTCCGCACGGCGGCACTCCCAGTGGGTGACGTCGACGGCCGCCTCGGTGGGCCCGTACAGGTTGTGCAGCGGTACGCGGAGCACATCGCAGAAGCGGTTCTTCAGTTCCTCCGGCAGTGCTTCGCCGCTGCACACGACCCGGCGCAGCGAACGGCAGCCGGCGGCGGTGGGTTCGGCCACGAAGGCGGCGAGCATGGACGGCACGAAGTGTGCGGTGGTGACCGACTCCTCCTGGATCAGGCGCGCGAGGTACGCGGGGTCCTTGTGGCCGCCGGGTTCGGCGACGACGAGTGCGGCGCCGGTCAGCAGCGGCCAGAAGAACTCCCACACCGACACGTCGAAGCCGAACGGCGTCTTCTGCAGCACCCGGTCGTCGGGCCCGAGGCCGTACCGGTCCTGCATCCACAGCAGCCGGTTGACGATCGCCCGGTGCTCGACGACGACGGCCTTGGGACGGCCGGTGGAACCGGAGGTGTAGATGACGTAGGCGGGGTGAGAGGGCAGCACGCCGGCCGGCCCGGCGGACAGGCCCGTCCCCCGGCCGGCGGTCTCCCCGGGTGCGGCGTCCAGGAGCAGCCGGGGCACCGGTGCGCCGCCCGGGAGGACCGTGTCGACGTCCGAGGTGGTCAGCAGCAGCACCGGAGCCGCGTCGGACAGCATGAAGGCGATCCGCTCCGCCGGCAGGGACGGGTCGACCGGCAGGTAGGCCGCGCCCGACTTCAGCACGGCGAGCAGCGCCACCACCAGCTCGGTGGACCGGTGCAGCGCGACCGCGACGATCTCCTCCGGGCGCGCACCCCGCGCCCGCAGCACGGCGGCCAGCTCCTCCGCCCGTGCGTCGAGTTCGGCGTAGGTCAGGCGTTCGCCCGTGAACACGGTCGCCACGGCGTCCGGGGTGCGGGCGGCCTGCCGCGCGAACAGCTCCACGAGCGTGGTGTGCGGCACCGGTACGGCCGTGTCGTTCCACTCGGCGAGCAGCCGGTGCTGCCCGCCGGAGACGACGTCCACCTCGCCGACCGGCGTGCCGGGTTCCTCGGCCAGCGCCGTCAGCAGCTGCTCCAGTCCTTCCGCGACGCTCCGTGCGGCGCGGGCGTCGAGGACGTCCGGCCGGTGGTCGAGGTGCAGCCGCAGCCGCTCACCGGGCAGGGCGAGGAGGTTGACGGTGTAGTGCGTCGCGTCGGTGCCGTCCACGGCGGCGAGCCGCACCGGGCCCGCGAGGTCGCGCATCCCCGCCAGGTCCAGGGGGTAGTTCTCGACGACGACCGCCGTGTCGAACAGGGTGCCGAGCCCTGCCGCGTGCTGGATGTCCGCCAGCCCCAGGTGCTGGTGGTCCATCAGCGGCGCCTGCTCGTCCTGGAAGCGGATCAGGGCGTCGAGCAGGGTCTCCTCGTCCCGTACCCGGAAACGCACCGGCAGGGTGTTGATCAGCAGCCCCACCATGCTCTCGATCCCCGCGACCGGCGCGGTGCGCCCCGAGACCGTGCCCCCGAAGACCACGTCCGTACGGGCCGTCAGACGGCCCAGCAGAATCGCCCACAGGCCCTGGACGACGGTGTTGAGGGTGATGCCCGCGGAACGGGCCCGTGCGGTGAGCCGGGCCGTCGTCTCCGCGGACAGCTCCACCGTGGTCCGCTCCGGCAACGCGCCGAGGGTGTTCGGGTCCGCCGAGCCCAGCAGCACGGGCTCGTCCAGGCCGGCCAGTGCCTCGCGCCAGGCCGCCGTCGCCGCGTCCCGGTCCTGGCCGGCCAGCCACGCCAGGTGGTCGCGGTAGGGCACGGCCGGCGCGGGAACAGCACGCGGTGCGGCCCCGCTCGACTCGGCGTAGGACGTGAGCAGTTCGCGCAGCAGGACGGCGGAGGACCAGCCGTCCCACAGGATGTGGTGGTTCGTCATCACCAGCCGGTGCCGGTCGGCGTCGGTGCGGACCAGGGTGAAGCGCACCAGAGGCGGTCGCTCCAGGTCGAAGCGCCGGGCCCGGTCGTCGGCGAGCAGCCGCACGAAGGCGGCGTGACGTTCCCGCGCCGGGCGCCCGGTGAGGTCCACCGCGGTCCACGGGGCCTTGGCGGCACCGGTCACCACCTGCACGGGCCGGTCGAGCCCCCGGTCGGTGAAGGCCGCCCGCAGCGCGTCGTGCCGCTCCAGCAGGGCGTCGCACGCCCGCCGCAGGGCGTCCGCGTCGAGCGGGCCGTCCAGGGTGAGGACGATCTGCCCGGTGTAGGCGTCCGTGCCCGTCGCGTCGAAGGCCGCATGGAAGAACAGGCCCTCCTGCAGGGGCGACAGGGGCAGGACGTCGGTCAGGCCCGGGTGGTGTCCGGCGAGACGGGCCACGTCCGCGCGGGACAGGCCCGCCGGCGCGAGGTCGGTGCGGGCGGGAACGGCCGCCCGCACCCGGGAGCCGGCCAGCAGGCGCAACGCCTCGAGCCAGGCGTCGGCCAGCGCGTCGGCCTCGCGCTGCGCCAGCAGTCCCTCCGGCCAGGTCAGCACGGCGGTGAGCACCGGACCGGCATGCTCCTCCACGGCCAGCGCGTCGATCTGGAGGCAGTGCTCGACGGGCATGGCCGGGTCGGCGTGGGCGCCCAGTCCGCCGGTGCCGGGCGCCGGGGTCCAGGGTGCGTCGCCCGCGCCGTCGAACCGGCCCAGATAGTTGAACAGCACGCGGGGCTGGGGGAGTCCGGCCAGCTCGCCGGCGGTCGCCGGGTTCAGGCGGCTCAGCAGGCCGTATCCGGTGCCGTGGCCGGGGACCACGGCGAGGCAGCCGTGCACCCGCTCCGCCAGTGCCGCCAGCGCGTCGCCGTCGCCCTCCCATGCCGCGGCCACGTCGAGGCCGCGCAGGTCCAGCCGCACCGGGTACTGGGTGGTGAACCAGCCCACCGTGCGCGACAGGTCGTGCCGTCCCGTGCGGTCGGTCCGGCCGTGGCCCTCCAGGTCCAGCAGCAGGGAACCGGGACCGCGGGGTGCGATGACGCGCGGGTGGTGGGCGGCCAGCGCGAGCGCGGTGAGCAGCACCTCGGCGGGACCGGTGCCCAGGGCCGCCGGCACCGATGTCAGCAACGGTCCGGCGCACTGCGCCGGAAGGGTCAGCGTGCGGCTGCGGGTGGTGCCGACGGTGTCACGCACCGGGTCCGGCACACGGTCCCAGGGCGCGGGTGTCCCCTCGTCCGCGGGCAGGGCGGCGTCCTCGGACGGCGTGAGGCCGACGCGGCTCGCGGCGCGGCCGCCGCCCCGCGCCGTGACGTCGTCCTCGGGTGCCAGGGTCCGGCGCCAGTGGGGCAGTTCGGCCAGCACCTCCGGAGACGCGGCCAGCTCCTGGAGATGGGCGGCCCAGGCACGGAACGGCGTCCCCGGGTCGTCCGCGGACCGCACCGGGGCCGTGTCGCCGTCCGCCATGTCCCAGGCGGAGGCGAGGTCCTCGAGCAGGATGCGCCAGGACACGCCGTCCACGGCCAGGTGGTGGACGCACAGCAGCAGCCGGTCCGGCAGCCCGCCAGGCCCTTCCCACCGCACGGCCCGCACCAGCACTCCGCGCCACGGGTCCAGCTCCGCCGCCGCCTCGTCGGCGGCGGTCCGCGCGTCACACGGTCCGGTGGCCCGGCGCAGCACCCCGGCGGCGTCGACCGAACCCGGTGCGCCGATCACCAGCGCGGGCCGGCCGTCGGCGCCCTCGGCCAGCCGTATCCGCAGCGCCGCGTGGCGGTCGAGGACCGTCTGGAGGGTGCGGACCAGCCGGGCGTCGTCCGCGCCGGCGGGCAGGGTGAGGGTCATCGACTGGCTGAACCGGCCGACCGGCCCCGGCCCGTCGAGCAGCCACCGCATCACGGGCGTCGCCGCCGACTCCCCGCAGGCCTCGGCCGGCCCGGCCGGCTCCGGTAGCGCGGCCGGTGCGCCGGCGGTGGCGAGGGCCGCCGGGGTCTTGTGCGTGAAGACGTCACCCAGGGTGAAGGCGAACCCCTTCCCCCGGGCGCGGCTGACCAGGGTGAGGGCGGCGATGCTGTCACCGCCGAGGGAGAAGAAGTTGTCGTCCGGCGCGACCGGACGGCCCAGCACCTGGGCGAACAGCCCGCACAGCGTCCCCACGGGGCCGACGGCCTCCCGTACCGGACCCTCCGTTCCCGCCTCCGGCGCGGGTTCCGGCGTGGGCAGCGCCCGGCGGTCGACCTTCCCGCCTGCGGTCAGGGGCAGGGAGTCCAGGGTGACGAAGGTGTGCGGCACCATGTAGGGCGGCAGCAACCGCGCGAGGTGGGCGGTGAGGTCCGCGGCGGCGACCGTACCGCCGGGCTGCGGAGCGACGAAGGCGACCAGACGGCGCCCGCCGCCCGGTGCGGGCCGCACGTCGACGACCGTCTGGCGCACCGAGGGATGCCGGCCCAGCACGGCCTCGATCTCGCCGAGCTCCACGCGGTAGCCGTTCACCTTGACCTGCTGGTCGATCCGGCCCAGGTACTCCAGGACGCCGTCCTGCGACCAGCGCACCAGGTCGCCCGTGCGGTACATCCTCGCCCCGGGAACGCCCGAGAACGGGTCGGGTACGAAACTCCCGGCGGTCGGGCCCGGCCGTCCGGCGTACCCGTGCGCCAGCCCGGTGCCCGCCACGCACAGTTCGCCCGCCGCGCCGGGCGGCAGCAGCCGCAACCGGGAGTCCACCACGTAGGCGCGGTGGTTGGGCATCGGCCGTCCGATCGGCGGCACCCGGCCGTCCGGGGCGGATGCGCACCGGTGCACCGTCACCTCGACGGTGGCCTCGGTCGGGCCGTAGCAGTTCCACACCTCACGGCCGCCGGCCGCCCAGCGCGCCACCGCGTCGGCCGAGGGTGCCTCACCGCCGGTGGACAGGAAACGCAGCGCGGGCACCGCGCCGGGATCCAGCAGCGGAAGCAGCGCGGGCGGCAGATCGGCGACGGTCACCGCCTGGCGGACCATCAGCGACTGCAGCCGGTCGAGGTCCGTGCGCTCCTCGTCGGCGGCCAGCACGAGGGCGCCGCCGCTCAGCAGCGCACCGAACACGTCCAGCACGGACACGTCGAAGGACAACGACGCGAACCCCAGGAACCGCTCGCCCGCGCCCTGCCCGAGCCGCACGCCGGCCAAGGCCAGATGGGCGTGCACGGAGTCCACCGCGGCCGCATGGGGCACGACGACCCCCTTCGGCTCGCCGGTGCTGCCCGAGGTGAACAGCAGATACGCGGCGGCCGCCGCCGGCAGCGGGGTCCTGTCCGGCCCCTCAGAGGCGTCGGCGTACGGCGCCGCTGGCCCGTACACCGGCACCGGCACCACCGCGGTGTGCTCCGGTAGCGACCCGGTGGCGTCCGCACCGGCCACGACCGCGCGGATCCCGGCCCGCTCCACCACGTACGCCACGCGGGCCGCGGGCAGCGCGGGGTCCAGGGGCACATAGCAGCCGCCCGCCTTGAGGACGCCGAGCAGCGCCGCGACCATCGCGGGCGAGCGGCCCACCCGTACACCGACCGGGCGGCCCGGCTCCGTCACCGGCCGCAGCCGCCGCGCCACGGCCTCGGCCCACGCGTCCAGAGCGTCGTACGTCACCTCCTCGCCGTCGCAGACGACGGCGACGGCGTCCGGGGTGCGCGCGGCCTGTTCCTCGAACAGCTCGTGCAGACAGCGGTGCGCGGGCACCTCGGCCGTCCCGCCGTCCGCGAACGCGGAGAGGCGCCGCTCGTCGTCGGGCGTGAGCAGCTCCAGCGCGTCGACGCGGGCCTGCGGCCCCGCCGCGGCGAGGGCGGCGAGGAACCGGGTGAACCGGGCCCGGTGCCGGTGGGCCTCCGCCTCGTCCACCTCGGTGGCGTCCCCCTCGACCTGGACGGTGAGCGGGCTGTCGCCGCCGCGGTCGTAGACGTTGACGGTGAGGTGGTCCACAGGGCCGACCGAGAGGTTGTGCGCGATGGCCGGGGCCCCGGCGAAGTCCACTCCGTAGTCGAAGGACATCAGGTTGACCGTGGCGTCCCACAGCCGCCCCCCGGCGTGCACCTCCTCGAAGCGGTACCGCTGGTGCCGCAGCACCTCCTTGATGCCGGCCGAGGTACGGCGCACCAGGTCGTCCAGGGTCATCGTCCCGGTCACGGACAGGCGCAAGGGCAGCACCCGCGAGAACATGCCGGGGGTCCGGCGGGCCGCGGCCGTCGCGCGCCCGGTGACCGGCAGGCCGAGCACGACGTCCTCGGTGCCGTTCACCCGGTGCAGATAGGCGGCGGCCGCCGCCATGACCAGTGCCGACCAGCGCGTCCCGTACGTCCGCGCGGCCTCGCGCAGCAGCCGCGCGTCGCTGGCGGGCAGGTCGCCCCGCACCCGTACGACCGTGCTCGTCGGTGCGGCCGGGCCGCCCTCGGCGGGCCGTCCCGCGAAACCGGCCGGCTCGGGCGCGTCCGCGAGCGCGTCCTGCCAGAAGGCCCGGTCGGCCTGCCAGGCATCGGAGGCGCGGTACGCCTCCTCCTCCGCCACGATGTCCCGCCAGGGCGCGGCGTCCGACGGCGGCGCGGACTCCCCGGCGACCAGCGCCGAGTAGTGCGCGGCGACCCTGCGCGCGAGGAGCAGTCCGCTCACGCCGTCGGCGACGATGTGGTGATAGCCCTGCATCCAGCAGAAGGACGCGGGCCCGGTGCGCACCAGCAGCTGCCGGTGCACGTCACCGGTGGCCGGGTCCATGGGCCGTTCCAGCTCGGCCCGCATGCGCGTCTCGGCGGCGGCGAGGGGGTCGGGCGCACCGCTGACATCGAGGGTCTCCAGCACGAACGGCGCCCGGGCGGCGGGCCACTGGCGCGCCCTTCCGTCCGCCTCCCCGAAGCGCATCCCGAGCGCCTCGGTCTCCGCCAGCATCCGGCGCAGCGCCTCCTGGAAGA
Above is a genomic segment from Streptomyces collinus Tu 365 containing:
- a CDS encoding non-ribosomal peptide synthetase; this translates as MSTDDHGSLPLTSAQAGVWFAQQLDPLRRDFAIGEYLEIHGAVDSGLFQEALRRMLAETEALGMRFGEADGRARQWPAARAPFVLETLDVSGAPDPLAAAETRMRAELERPMDPATGDVHRQLLVRTGPASFCWMQGYHHIVADGVSGLLLARRVAAHYSALVAGESAPPSDAAPWRDIVAEEEAYRASDAWQADRAFWQDALADAPEPAGFAGRPAEGGPAAPTSTVVRVRGDLPASDARLLREAARTYGTRWSALVMAAAAAYLHRVNGTEDVVLGLPVTGRATAAARRTPGMFSRVLPLRLSVTGTMTLDDLVRRTSAGIKEVLRHQRYRFEEVHAGGRLWDATVNLMSFDYGVDFAGAPAIAHNLSVGPVDHLTVNVYDRGGDSPLTVQVEGDATEVDEAEAHRHRARFTRFLAALAAAGPQARVDALELLTPDDERRLSAFADGGTAEVPAHRCLHELFEEQAARTPDAVAVVCDGEEVTYDALDAWAEAVARRLRPVTEPGRPVGVRVGRSPAMVAALLGVLKAGGCYVPLDPALPAARVAYVVERAGIRAVVAGADATGSLPEHTAVVPVPVYGPAAPYADASEGPDRTPLPAAAAAYLLFTSGSTGEPKGVVVPHAAAVDSVHAHLALAGVRLGQGAGERFLGFASLSFDVSVLDVFGALLSGGALVLAADEERTDLDRLQSLMVRQAVTVADLPPALLPLLDPGAVPALRFLSTGGEAPSADAVARWAAGGREVWNCYGPTEATVEVTVHRCASAPDGRVPPIGRPMPNHRAYVVDSRLRLLPPGAAGELCVAGTGLAHGYAGRPGPTAGSFVPDPFSGVPGARMYRTGDLVRWSQDGVLEYLGRIDQQVKVNGYRVELGEIEAVLGRHPSVRQTVVDVRPAPGGGRRLVAFVAPQPGGTVAAADLTAHLARLLPPYMVPHTFVTLDSLPLTAGGKVDRRALPTPEPAPEAGTEGPVREAVGPVGTLCGLFAQVLGRPVAPDDNFFSLGGDSIAALTLVSRARGKGFAFTLGDVFTHKTPAALATAGAPAALPEPAGPAEACGESAATPVMRWLLDGPGPVGRFSQSMTLTLPAGADDARLVRTLQTVLDRHAALRIRLAEGADGRPALVIGAPGSVDAAGVLRRATGPCDARTAADEAAAELDPWRGVLVRAVRWEGPGGLPDRLLLCVHHLAVDGVSWRILLEDLASAWDMADGDTAPVRSADDPGTPFRAWAAHLQELAASPEVLAELPHWRRTLAPEDDVTARGGGRAASRVGLTPSEDAALPADEGTPAPWDRVPDPVRDTVGTTRSRTLTLPAQCAGPLLTSVPAALGTGPAEVLLTALALAAHHPRVIAPRGPGSLLLDLEGHGRTDRTGRHDLSRTVGWFTTQYPVRLDLRGLDVAAAWEGDGDALAALAERVHGCLAVVPGHGTGYGLLSRLNPATAGELAGLPQPRVLFNYLGRFDGAGDAPWTPAPGTGGLGAHADPAMPVEHCLQIDALAVEEHAGPVLTAVLTWPEGLLAQREADALADAWLEALRLLAGSRVRAAVPARTDLAPAGLSRADVARLAGHHPGLTDVLPLSPLQEGLFFHAAFDATGTDAYTGQIVLTLDGPLDADALRRACDALLERHDALRAAFTDRGLDRPVQVVTGAAKAPWTAVDLTGRPARERHAAFVRLLADDRARRFDLERPPLVRFTLVRTDADRHRLVMTNHHILWDGWSSAVLLRELLTSYAESSGAAPRAVPAPAVPYRDHLAWLAGQDRDAATAAWREALAGLDEPVLLGSADPNTLGALPERTTVELSAETTARLTARARSAGITLNTVVQGLWAILLGRLTARTDVVFGGTVSGRTAPVAGIESMVGLLINTLPVRFRVRDEETLLDALIRFQDEQAPLMDHQHLGLADIQHAAGLGTLFDTAVVVENYPLDLAGMRDLAGPVRLAAVDGTDATHYTVNLLALPGERLRLHLDHRPDVLDARAARSVAEGLEQLLTALAEEPGTPVGEVDVVSGGQHRLLAEWNDTAVPVPHTTLVELFARQAARTPDAVATVFTGERLTYAELDARAEELAAVLRARGARPEEIVAVALHRSTELVVALLAVLKSGAAYLPVDPSLPAERIAFMLSDAAPVLLLTTSDVDTVLPGGAPVPRLLLDAAPGETAGRGTGLSAGPAGVLPSHPAYVIYTSGSTGRPKAVVVEHRAIVNRLLWMQDRYGLGPDDRVLQKTPFGFDVSVWEFFWPLLTGAALVVAEPGGHKDPAYLARLIQEESVTTAHFVPSMLAAFVAEPTAAGCRSLRRVVCSGEALPEELKNRFCDVLRVPLHNLYGPTEAAVDVTHWECRRADEGPVPIGRPIWNTALYVLDPRGRPVPIGFPGELFLAGSGLARGYLRRPALTAERFPLDPFGPPGTRMYRTGDIARLRADGAVEYLGRTDDQVKIHGFRIELGEIETALARQDGVRQAAVVVREDTPGERRLVGYAVPAPGAAPDASALRAGLARTLPEYMVPLVVVVDGLPVTPNGKLDRRALPAPAAGPAGHEPPDGDFEELVAAVWCAVLGVEGVGRHDDFFALGGHSLSATRVAARLRQSLALDLPLHTLFEQRTVAALAAAVEAALLADIAASTADDALPPADGARPSSSATASPSPTSFVVHASQGETS